DNA sequence from the Callospermophilus lateralis isolate mCalLat2 chromosome 2, mCalLat2.hap1, whole genome shotgun sequence genome:
TCAGagtcaaataaaataattttaatattattagtATAGTAAAACCATTTTCTTCTCTAACTAATTTATCAAATATGACTTAGGtaaagctaggtgtggtggcacaaacctgtaatcacAGAGGTTGAGATGCTAAGGCaagggaggattgtgagttcaaagccagccttagcaaaaacaaggcactaaacaaatcagtgagaccctgtctccaaataaaatacaaaagagggctgaggatgtggctcagtggtcaagttcatttcatgaaaacaaaaggggggaataTACAATatgaactatatatatatatgtatatattatatatatgtaaattaaataaattaacatatataaaagtTTTATAACAATGCATAAAATATgtaagctattattattattaataaccaAGAATTAATAGAGAATTCATGTAGCTTAATAACTTCCATTTACCAATAGGACATAATAAGATAGATGAACAAAGTGATTAAAATGCATTTGGAATAAGAATCTAAGGAGTATATAGAAACTTGGGAATGGGGTAATGAATGTCCTCAAGACTTTATTGGTTATTTAAAATACAGTAATGTGAGCAATATAATTAAGTCTTTAGGGTATTATtcttgaagtttcaaaaagttttGAACATCTTTCCCCTGAAGCAATTTAAAATTTTGACTTAGAAAATTGCAGAAGTCCCTAAGAGCATCAAATATTTAAATTGCGTTCCTGTGTCTAAAAGGATTCTTTAGAGAATTTACTGGGCTTTCACGACGTGCCCCATTCTCAGACTAAACTAGTGAATATTTGTTTTCCCTTCCCTTTTGAACTAGTGAAATTAAACTATACATCCTTTGGAAACACTTTTGACTGTAATGTacagaaaattttgaaataatttggaaATGGTAACTTTGTCATCAATGTTTTCCAAATTCTATGTCCTGTGACATCTGGCTCTCCAAaggtaacactttttttttttttttttttttttttttagaaacccATCAGCCTCATAGAAAATTTTGTAGACTAGCCTGAAAATCAAAGATCAAGGAAAAATTTAACTATGTGTGGCAGCCTGACCAGGTAAGACTATCCCTTTAGAGATAATTGCTGAAAAAATACTAATAActaacaaataaaagaaagagtcagtctttatgaACTGAGTTGAAAGAACACATATGTTGTGAGGCTGGACTATTTTCTACTAGAAATAGTGTGTAGGGAATAGGAATAAAGATTCCAAGAGAAAGGTCTTAAATAATAGGTAGAAAATTAGGGGGCAAAGGAAAAACAACCAAAAGAATAGTTGTAAATCCAAAGCAATATGAACTTCTAAAACAGATGGTTGCTTAGGTCTAACGGGGAATAAAGATTTATTTATTCAGAATGTATTTCCTACTCCTTGCTTCACTACAAATGTCTACACTTCAAATAGTATCATTTTCTTTGGTTCTATGAGGTCACAATAGTCTGCAGATCTGAACTCCAGATGAAAATATAAAGCAGGTTGTTTTCACCAAGGTCTGATTTTGTAGCTATTTACCTCTTAGCACCAATTCAGCTTTGTTGGGTTCACTTTAACAAATGTTTGTCCTTAGTAATCATGAGTAGACAATGTTTTACCTTGTTCCTGTCCTAGAACCTTTACATGGGCAGTTTGTTTGGAATGTGTCATTTCTTGTTATTGAATACATCATTGGATttgtgaaaaaagaaaatgaagagaaacAATGAGTCATTATCTAATAAGAAGAAATTCTGACTTATGTTTGCATGAATATTTGGAAGCTTGTTTTgagtatttcattttgtttttgttagtgATGCATTTCTATGATAATTTTAGATATTATATTTGTATTACATTTACATTTAGATTTTAGATGAATGAATTGCAATAGTCTTTATTATCAAATGTCAGTCTGTGAGTTCCTTGTTTCAAACTGCCGTGGACTTTTGTTATAATAGTATAAGATTATTCATTGCAAAGTGAGTAAACATTTGCTATAGTGTGCATCCATCTCAAATAATAGGTGTGATGAAAAATAGTAGATTGGATTAGTTAAGGAGAGATGCCTGACAAAGTGTAACTGATAAATAATATTCGAAGATACTcttggactggagatgtggctcaagtggtacgcgcttgcctggcatgcatggcctgggtttgatcctcagaaccacatacaaacaaagatgttgtgtccgccgaaaaattaaaaaaaataataaatattaagaaattctctctctctttctctgtctctctctctctctcttttttttaaagatactcTTGTAGAAGGATGATGGAAGAACAAATCACCAGAAGATGAAGGAAACCAAAATAGTACCTGCCATGTGCTACGTGCTTTACatacattaattaatttattttctgaaggACCTCATAATGAGGCTATTAAAATCTCCCTGTTATGCATGGGAATATGGAGACTCTGGGAAGTAAATTACCCAAGACCATGGGACTAATGACTGGCTAAGATAGTATTTAAATGCATGTTTTTTTCTACTAGGAAAAGTGGACCTGACATTATAATAAGTTGTATGGTGGCAGTGTTTAGAAGAATGATACTTAAAGTAAAATTGCTTCTTAGCCACCAAGTATCAAGGATTAGGAATTTGGGTGGTGTTCTCTATAACATAGAATTAAGAAGGTAAATCTTGGCttgagataaaaaataaatattcatatttaGTGTATAAAAGAATCTCAAAGCATAAAGGGTAAAAAGGATGAAAATAAGGGAAAAGTAGACTGAAAGAAAAGATCCTAGTAATGGCTAAAGGCAGAGCAGATGTGGGTAGTTAGAAGAGGAGTGAAATAGGGTGAAAGCCTTTAATTCAGACTTTGCTCTTGTGTAAAGTTTCATTAAGAAGGGGAAATGTCCTGTGTTAAGTGCCTGTTTGATTCCAGAAATTACTTTTTGTTTTGTGAATTGATTGGAGCTCTTTCAATGGATTCTATGCTGAACAAGGATATAACTGGAAATTTGTATGTGTTTATGCACGTGTATAGGAGCATTAGGAAGGGGCTATTTTTGAGAAAAAATTCATAGAGGTGGCTCATGACCTTCTGTGGAAGGATTTGGAGGTGATGAACACCATTCCTAATTGTTGGGTGACATAATGGGTATTTTAGTAAAAACATTCAAAGTGAAAAGTTTATAGAATTGCCCTGTTGGAAGATATTTTCTTAGTGAAGaagatattatttaaaaaattctttgagggatgtggggataagaaagaaggtagaatgaaacagacattattactttatgcatGTATGTaattgtatgaccaatgtgattctacaatatgtatactcagaagaatgagaaattatgtctcatctatatatgatatatcaaagtatacaagtgcattctactgtcatatataactaattaaaacaaataaaaaaattaaaaaagaagaagaaaagtccttactataaaaaaaaataaaataaaaaattctttgaaTTCTTACAGGTGAAAGAGAGATGATAAAATGGAATGGGAAAACCAAAccattctggtggagttttttctgAAGGGACTTTCTGGTCACCCAAGGCTTGAGGTAATCTTTTTTGTACTCATCTTATTATTGTATGTGGTCATCCTTCTGGGCAATGGAACCCTCATCATACTCTCCATCCTCGACTCTCGCCTCCACACCCCTATGTACTTCTTCCTGGGGAACCTCTCCTTCCTGGACATCTGCTACACTAGCACCTCAATTCCTTCCACTCTGGTGAGCTTCCTCTCAGAAAGAAAGACCATTTCCTTCTCTGGCTGTGCAGTGCAGATGTTCCTTGGCTTGGCCATGGGGACAACAGAGTGTGTGCTCCTGGGAATGATGGCCTttgaccgctatgtggccatctgcaaTCCCCTGAGGTATCTCATCATCATGAACAGGAATTCCTATGTGACCATGGCAGCTAGCTCCTGGCTTTCAGGGGTTGTCAACTCTGCAGTGCAAACTGCATTTGTGGTACGGTTGCCTTTCTGCAGGAATAATGTCATCAATCATTTTTCTTGTGAAATTCTGGCTGTCATGAAGTTGGCCTGTGCTGACATCTCAGGTAATGAGTTCATCATGCTTGTGGCCACAACTTTGTTCACTTTAATGCCACTGCTCTTGATTGTCATATCTTACTCATTAATCGTTTCCAGCATCCTCAAGATTCGTTCCTCTGAAGGGAGAAGCAAAGCCTTCTCTACCTGCTCAGCGCACCTGACTGTGGTGATAATATTCTATGGTACCATTCTCTTCATGTACATGAAACCCAAGTCTAAAGACACACTTAATTCAGATGGTCTGGATGCAACAGATAAACTTATATCCATGTTCTATGGGGTGATGACTCCCATGATGAATCCTTTAATCTACAGTCTTAGGAACAAGGATGTGAAGGAGGCATTAAAAAATTTACTGAGCAGAAGATTAATTTGCAAGTGAATGGAATATATATTGTGCTGTGAACTAATTGGACATTGTTCAAACTTGAGAATTACATTGGAATTTTGGTTACTTTTACTTTATCTTTGCTGTTTTGTGTATCATGTTAAAATTATTAGATGCTCATAAAGAATTTTCATTATACAAGACAGTAAGGTAAGACATAGAGAGAGGTCACCTGCCATCAAGAGATGGGTACTTGCAAACTTTTTGAACAGATTCTTcatattctgaattttttttgcaGTATCAAGGTAGAAAATTGTGTACctttttatgttcttttttttgcatacatatattatttcataGGCAACAATTCatcaaatcattaaaaataaacaaagcccTCTATTGTGAAAAAAAGCCACAGAGAAAATCCCCAAATGCTTCACTCATATTTTCTATTGGAGAGCTTCTATTGCAGTTTTACATCAATCTACAAATTTTCTTAGGTCACCACATGCTAACATGCTATTTATTTGGCAATCTATATTTAATTTAACCCAAagttgctttaccattgagctacattactagttcattttattttatgttgttttaaaattgttttttaaagcaagagagagagagagagagagagagagaattttttaatatatatatatatatatttttttttagttttcggcagacataacatctttctttgtatgtggtgctgaggatcgaatcacgGCTGCACgcctgccaggcgagtgcgctatcccttgagccacatccccagccctcattttatttttattttgtgacagggtccttCCAGATTGCTGAGGCTAACTGCACTTTGTCATCCTCCTCCCTcaaccttccaagtcactgggaatacAGCTGTGTGCCATTCAACCCAGTTcaagtgctgtttttttttttttccccaacattTAATGTTGGAAAATAATGTTTGGAAGAAACTTCTGCCTAAGGCAGCATAAAAGTAAATTGTGAAATAATGATTTTTTGCAGGCAGTTGATTTTTACAGATATATGCATAGTCTTCATTATTGAAAGAGCTTTGCGTGATTCTAGTGCCCTTTGTGGTCTTAAGTAACTATCCTTAATCCAGAAAGTCTGACAAATTGAGAAACTGCAAACTTTATAAAATAGTCTGCAGAATGTTAAGAATTGACAATAGGAAGATTTAGAATTGGCAAGTCTGGTTGGGTTTAGTGTGATCCCGAGGCAACTAATTATGTCATACaattaggaaaagagaaacacctTAGAAAGTAAAGTGAGAAAAGATTCTGAAAAGGAAAGAGTCTTTGGACCTGAGAATAGAACATGAATAGTAATTGAAAGTTATTAAGCTGCAATTTTTCTCCAGGTTGTTTACTAGGGCATAAAAGCATTAACAGATAATGGAAAAGAAATGACATGGATTTGAATACTAGACCCTAGGTCAGGTCAAAAAATAGCCCAGACCTTGGTGATGAGACTAAAAATGGACTGGGCCTAGAACTCCTAGGGACAATATGCAAAGTATCTTTATATTGAGAATGTGACTGTATTAAAAGTTTAGCAATCCCATTTAGTGTGTGATATTGCAATTTAGAATAATTTTCAAACATATCATTATGTCCTATGGTAATGATACAGTgtattattggaaaaaaagaaaggagagagtATATGAATCTTAGAAGCAAGAATTCTTCAGCTTAAGTAttatttattgattatattattgattatattatatatattgattatatttattgattatattatttattgaaaaaaattttgaacaggctttaaaattttaagatgcacttaaggatataaaataaacagcTTATCCCTGTTGATAAGTTATCCATTTCTTTTTCTGGAATTAACAAACTTTATATTTACAGAGATATGTGTAGggaaaaatatatacacacatatatacctgTAATCTTTCTTACACCAACAATGGAGTCCCATATAAATTGTTCTTAAtgttacttttctacctattattTCTTGAATATCTTTCCTTATCAGTGTACAGAAAAAAGCCTCATTTCTTTTGACAGTAGAATAGTGTCCCACTGTTTTTATGTTCCTTTCTTATAGAAATTTAAATTGTTTCCACATCTATCATTACAAGCAATATTTTAATTAATCAATTTGTAAGTTAATCACTTTGCAGGTAATGCCAGTACATCTTGAAAAGTAAACCTGTTGTCAAAATTGTATGTATTCACTTGTGATCTTGATAAATATTGCCACCTGGAGATGGTAGGAAATTTCTGATTGGAAGTTCCCTGAGATTTTGGCAATCTTTCTTAAACATCCTTTTCATCTAACATCTGTTTATTTATCCATATGTACATGTAACAATATATATGTAAACCATGTGTAAATAATGTATGTAAGTACAAATTACCAAATAGTATAACTATGTGTCAATTAATAAGGAGTTACAatctatatacatatgtatataattattatttatatgtttataatttattttatacattagtTGTACATAAGATTTAACTATATGTTGTACATGATAtgtaattatatattattttctccAAATATATTCTTAGATGTAGAATTTATGGTTGAGTCATATACttttacctgaaatataaaaagaaatatttgatgATATTATACTGTAATCTGAAAAAAGTCCCTGAAAATGTActctaattaatatatatatatatatatatatatatatatatatatatatatata
Encoded proteins:
- the LOC143390794 gene encoding olfactory receptor 13C9 isoform X1 → MEWENQTILVEFFLKGLSGHPRLEVIFFVLILLLYVVILLGNGTLIILSILDSRLHTPMYFFLGNLSFLDICYTSTSIPSTLVSFLSERKTISFSGCAVQMFLGLAMGTTECVLLGMMAFDRYVAICNPLRYLIIMNRNSYVTMAASSWLSGVVNSAVQTAFVVRLPFCRNNVINHFSCEILAVMKLACADISGNEFIMLVATTLFTLMPLLLIVISYSLIVSSILKIRSSEGRSKAFSTCSAHLTVVIIFYGTILFMYMKPKSKDTLNSDGLDATDKLISMFYGVMTPMMNPLIYSLRNKDVKEALKNLLIKNECSLVTSIYQ
- the LOC143390794 gene encoding olfactory receptor 13C9 isoform X2 — its product is MEWENQTILVEFFLKGLSGHPRLEVIFFVLILLLYVVILLGNGTLIILSILDSRLHTPMYFFLGNLSFLDICYTSTSIPSTLVSFLSERKTISFSGCAVQMFLGLAMGTTECVLLGMMAFDRYVAICNPLRYLIIMNRNSYVTMAASSWLSGVVNSAVQTAFVVRLPFCRNNVINHFSCEILAVMKLACADISGNEFIMLVATTLFTLMPLLLIVISYSLIVSSILKIRSSEGRSKAFSTCSAHLTVVIIFYGTILFMYMKPKSKDTLNSDGLDATDKLISMFYGVMTPMMNPLIYSLRNKDVKEALKNLLSRRLICK